A region from the Streptosporangium sp. NBC_01756 genome encodes:
- a CDS encoding sugar ABC transporter ATP-binding protein encodes MTSPVKAVEALGITKRFGPTTALNRAGIAITEGETHALVGRNGAGKSTLVSILTGLQRPDEGEVRFAGEPAPPLADRDAWRQRVACVYQKSTIIPALTVAENLFLNRQTDRGAISWRALRARARHLLEQYGVDVDADSLAADLGVEQRQLLEIARALSFGARFIILDEPTAQLDGPAIQRLFDRMRALREQGVTMMFISHHLEEVYEICQSVSVFRDARHIVTAAVGDLPHDRLVDAMTGEATAAYEYRSRTADPAAPVVLAARGLGLEGRYQGVDLTVRSGEIVGLAGSGSSGKVGLAETLVGLRRADTGTVTVNGTEVRPGDVPSALGAGLGFVPQDRHREGFVPLLSIAENATIPIAHKLGRYGTVSPARRRERGARMIAELDIKTTGPDQPVADLSGGNAQKVVLARALADDPRALVVIDPTAGVDVKAKHALLGAVEDAAARGTGAVLVSDELDDLRICDRVLVMFHGRVVKDVPRGWTDPELVAAMEGIDHS; translated from the coding sequence ATGACATCTCCTGTTAAAGCGGTCGAAGCGCTCGGTATCACCAAGCGCTTCGGACCGACCACCGCGCTCAACCGTGCCGGGATCGCCATCACGGAGGGAGAGACGCACGCGCTGGTCGGCAGGAACGGCGCGGGCAAGTCCACGCTGGTGTCCATCCTGACCGGGCTGCAGCGCCCCGACGAGGGCGAGGTCCGTTTCGCCGGGGAGCCCGCGCCGCCACTGGCCGACCGGGACGCCTGGCGGCAGCGCGTCGCGTGCGTCTACCAGAAATCGACGATCATCCCCGCGCTGACCGTCGCGGAGAACCTCTTCCTGAACCGTCAGACGGACCGGGGCGCGATCAGCTGGCGCGCGCTGCGCGCACGGGCCAGGCACCTGCTGGAGCAGTACGGCGTGGACGTCGACGCCGACAGCCTCGCCGCGGACCTCGGCGTCGAGCAGCGCCAGCTTCTGGAGATCGCCAGAGCGCTGTCGTTCGGCGCCCGGTTCATCATCCTGGACGAACCCACCGCCCAGCTCGACGGCCCGGCCATCCAGCGGCTCTTCGACCGGATGCGCGCGCTGCGGGAGCAGGGCGTGACGATGATGTTCATCTCGCACCACCTGGAGGAGGTGTACGAGATCTGCCAGAGCGTCTCGGTCTTCCGGGACGCCCGGCACATCGTCACCGCCGCGGTCGGCGACCTCCCGCACGACCGGCTGGTCGACGCGATGACCGGCGAGGCCACCGCCGCCTACGAATACCGGTCCCGTACGGCCGACCCCGCGGCCCCCGTCGTCCTCGCCGCCCGGGGCCTCGGCCTCGAAGGCCGCTACCAGGGCGTGGACCTGACCGTCCGGTCCGGGGAGATCGTCGGCCTGGCCGGGTCGGGCAGCAGCGGCAAGGTCGGGCTGGCCGAGACCCTGGTCGGTCTCCGCAGAGCGGACACCGGCACGGTGACCGTCAACGGCACCGAGGTCAGGCCGGGGGACGTGCCCTCGGCACTCGGCGCCGGGCTCGGGTTCGTCCCCCAGGACCGGCACCGGGAGGGCTTCGTCCCGCTGCTCTCGATCGCGGAGAACGCCACGATCCCGATCGCGCACAAGCTCGGCCGGTACGGCACGGTCTCCCCGGCGCGACGGCGCGAGCGCGGCGCCCGGATGATCGCCGAGTTGGACATCAAGACGACCGGTCCCGACCAGCCGGTGGCCGACCTGTCCGGCGGCAACGCCCAGAAGGTCGTGCTGGCCAGGGCGCTGGCGGACGATCCCCGTGCCCTCGTGGTCATCGACCCGACCGCCGGGGTGGACGTCAAGGCCAAGCACGCCCTCCTCGGGGCCGTGGAGGACGCGGCCGCCCGGGGGACGGGGGCCGTACTGGTCTCCGACGAGCTTGACGACCTGCGGATCTGTGACCGGGTCCTGGTCATGTTCCACGGCCGCGTCGTGAAGGACGTGCCGCGTGGCTGGACCGACCCCGAACTGGTGGCGGCGATGGAAGGTATCGACCACTCATGA
- a CDS encoding sugar ABC transporter substrate-binding protein: protein MKRGTAATGVALLALVCTLSACGSSESAGTSAAPADAGAKGGKVGIDFPRADSDFWNSYSKYVPQLAGELGVDLMPPSNSQNDVAKLVANTQAMIGQGAKAIVMAPQDTGAIASTLQTLESKNIPVVSVDTRPDKGKVFMVVRADNKAYGTQACEFLGEKLGGKGKVVELMGALSSVNGRDRAEAFGACMKEKFPGITVFEEPTEWDGTKAASMLQTRLQQHPDVKGVYMHAGGVHLAPTLQVLKAKGLIVPPEDPKHVFVISNDGIPQEFEAIRKGEIDATISQPADLYAKYALFYAKAAVDGKTFQPGPTDHDSTIIQLPNGLEDQLPAPLVTKENVDDKNLWGNQVK from the coding sequence ATGAAACGTGGAACTGCGGCAACGGGTGTGGCACTGCTCGCGCTCGTCTGCACCCTCTCGGCGTGCGGCTCGTCGGAGAGCGCCGGCACCTCCGCCGCGCCCGCCGACGCCGGAGCCAAGGGCGGCAAGGTCGGGATCGACTTCCCGCGTGCCGACTCCGACTTCTGGAACTCCTACAGCAAGTATGTGCCCCAGCTCGCCGGAGAGCTGGGCGTCGACCTGATGCCTCCGAGCAACTCCCAGAACGACGTGGCCAAGCTGGTCGCCAACACCCAGGCGATGATCGGCCAGGGGGCGAAGGCGATCGTCATGGCCCCGCAGGACACCGGTGCGATCGCCTCCACGCTGCAGACCCTGGAGAGCAAGAACATCCCGGTCGTCTCGGTGGACACCCGTCCCGACAAGGGCAAGGTCTTCATGGTCGTGCGGGCCGACAACAAGGCCTACGGCACCCAGGCGTGCGAGTTCCTCGGTGAGAAGCTGGGCGGTAAGGGCAAGGTCGTCGAGCTGATGGGCGCGCTGTCGTCCGTCAACGGCCGGGACCGGGCCGAGGCGTTCGGCGCGTGCATGAAGGAGAAGTTCCCCGGCATCACGGTCTTCGAGGAGCCGACCGAGTGGGACGGCACCAAGGCCGCGTCCATGCTGCAGACCCGCCTCCAGCAGCACCCGGACGTCAAGGGCGTCTACATGCACGCCGGAGGCGTCCACCTGGCCCCGACCCTGCAGGTGCTCAAGGCCAAGGGCCTGATCGTGCCGCCGGAGGACCCCAAGCACGTCTTCGTGATCTCCAACGACGGCATCCCGCAGGAGTTCGAGGCCATCCGCAAGGGCGAGATCGACGCCACGATCTCCCAGCCGGCCGACCTGTACGCCAAGTACGCGCTCTTCTACGCCAAGGCCGCGGTCGACGGCAAGACCTTCCAGCCGGGCCCGACCGACCACGACAGCACGATCATCCAGCTGCCGAACGGCCTTGAGGACCAGCTGCCCGCTCCGCTGGTGACCAAGGAGAACGTGGATGACAAGAATCTCTGGGGCAACCAGGTCAAGTGA
- a CDS encoding ABC transporter permease → MTTTETPPTAAAPAGRRIRLGRFRDLTLVPVIIVLLIAGSFVDPVFLTPGNLTNVLQQQSALALVVLAEALILIAGKFDLSLESTVGMAPAVGVMLVIPVASGGFGLELPGILAIPLCLLVGGLVGAFNGFLIMRFQLSAFIVTLAMMIVVHGLQLGLTQGKSLFALPESFLYLGSATWLGVPAAIWITGVLFAGAIAALGYFRAGRALYAIGGNADAARAAGIRVERVLWAVFVIGGVIAALAGVLETGRLGGISANQGVGWIFMAFAAAVIGGVSMDGGKGTILGALTGVLVIGLVENILTLKGVPGEWKQLVYGSIILIALMISRLAGGKAQD, encoded by the coding sequence ATGACCACGACAGAGACTCCTCCCACGGCAGCCGCTCCGGCGGGCCGCCGTATCCGGCTCGGGCGCTTCCGGGACCTCACCCTGGTCCCGGTGATCATCGTCTTGCTGATCGCCGGGTCCTTCGTGGATCCGGTCTTCCTCACCCCGGGCAACCTGACCAACGTGCTCCAGCAGCAGTCGGCCCTGGCCCTGGTGGTGCTCGCCGAGGCGCTGATCCTCATCGCCGGCAAGTTCGACCTGTCGCTGGAGTCCACGGTCGGCATGGCACCCGCCGTCGGCGTGATGCTGGTCATCCCGGTGGCCTCCGGCGGGTTCGGCCTGGAGCTCCCCGGCATCCTGGCGATCCCGCTCTGCCTGCTGGTCGGCGGGCTGGTCGGCGCCTTCAACGGCTTCCTGATCATGCGGTTCCAGCTCTCGGCCTTCATCGTCACGCTGGCCATGATGATCGTCGTGCACGGCCTCCAGCTCGGCCTGACCCAGGGCAAGAGCCTGTTCGCGCTGCCCGAGTCGTTCCTCTACCTCGGCAGCGCCACCTGGCTGGGCGTCCCCGCGGCCATCTGGATCACCGGCGTGCTCTTCGCCGGGGCCATCGCCGCGCTCGGCTACTTCCGGGCCGGCCGCGCGCTGTACGCCATCGGCGGCAACGCCGACGCCGCCCGTGCGGCGGGCATCCGGGTCGAGCGGGTCCTGTGGGCCGTCTTCGTCATCGGCGGCGTGATCGCCGCGCTCGCCGGAGTGCTGGAGACCGGCCGGCTGGGCGGCATCAGCGCCAACCAGGGGGTCGGCTGGATCTTCATGGCCTTCGCCGCCGCGGTCATCGGCGGGGTCAGCATGGACGGCGGCAAGGGCACGATCCTCGGCGCGCTCACCGGTGTCCTGGTGATCGGTCTCGTCGAGAACATCCTGACGCTGAAGGGCGTGCCCGGCGAGTGGAAGCAGCTCGTCTACGGTTCGATCATCCTGATCGCCCTGATGATCAGTCGCCTCGCCGGTGGCAAGGCACAGGACTGA